A section of the Nitrospinota bacterium genome encodes:
- a CDS encoding hydrogenase subunit MbhD domain-containing protein — protein MIWQLNLILLVFAVISAIGAIAVKDLLSSTILMGAFSFFMCLLWVEMGAVDVAFTEASVGAGVTTILFVIAVFKTERRTKD, from the coding sequence TACTCGTATTTGCTGTTATTTCGGCAATAGGAGCCATTGCTGTTAAGGACCTTTTAAGTTCTACTATACTCATGGGGGCATTTAGTTTTTTTATGTGCCTATTATGGGTTGAGATGGGAGCGGTTGATGTTGCATTTACAGAGGCTTCAGTGGGGGCAGGGGTAACGACGATTCTCTTTGTAATCGCCGTATTCAAAACAGAGAGGAGGACAAAGGATTGA